A region of Vigna radiata var. radiata cultivar VC1973A unplaced genomic scaffold, Vradiata_ver6 scaffold_48, whole genome shotgun sequence DNA encodes the following proteins:
- the LOC106752807 gene encoding uncharacterized protein LOC106752807: protein MLGCKLAPTPADPSVKLHADEGVLLTNPSSYHRLIGRLIYLTNTRPDIAFAIQQLSQFVSTPRQPHMQQAMRIIRYLKNAPGPGLLYAANNSFHIHAYSDSDWATCATTRRSISGFYVFLGTALIS, encoded by the coding sequence ATGTTAGGATGTAAACTTGCTCCTACACCTGCTGATCCTTCTGTTAAACTTCATGCTGATGAAGGTGTCCTTCTCACAAATCCTTCTTCTTACCATCGTCTTATTGGAAGGTTAATTTATCTCACCAATACGCGACCGGACATTGCTTTTGCCATCCAACAACTTAGCCAGTTTGTTTCTACTCCTCGCCAACCTCATATGCAACAAGCCATGAGgattattagatatttaaaGAACGCTCCTGGTCCTGGTTTGTTATATGCTGCTAATAATTCCTTTCACATTCATGCATACTCTGATTCTGATTGGGCCACTTGTGCTACCACTAGAAGATCCATCTCTGGTTTTTATGTCTTTCTTGGAACCGCTCTTATTTCTTAG